In Microvenator marinus, one genomic interval encodes:
- a CDS encoding fumarylacetoacetate hydrolase family protein yields MLSPTKIVCIGLNYRLHALEQGKPIPEEPVIFLKALSAFHGESSPIVLPEESSEVHHEAELVVVMGKRAKKVNAAEALDYVAGFTCGNDVTARDLQRKDKRYTRAKGFDTFAPVLPRFVPLSEWIPGDQAVICRVNGEERQRGLVSDMIFSVGECIEYISSIMTLEPGDLIFTGTPSGVGPIHDQDVVEVEVEGIGVLRNPVQRSS; encoded by the coding sequence GTGCTCTCACCTACGAAGATCGTATGTATCGGGTTGAACTACCGGCTCCACGCTCTGGAACAGGGAAAACCTATTCCAGAGGAGCCGGTGATCTTCCTGAAAGCCTTGTCAGCTTTCCATGGGGAGTCTTCGCCCATCGTCCTTCCTGAAGAAAGTTCAGAGGTTCATCACGAAGCCGAGTTGGTGGTGGTGATGGGAAAGCGCGCGAAGAAGGTCAATGCTGCCGAGGCTCTCGATTATGTGGCGGGCTTTACCTGCGGCAATGACGTCACCGCGAGAGATCTGCAGCGCAAAGACAAGCGTTACACCCGTGCGAAGGGATTCGATACGTTTGCGCCGGTTTTGCCAAGATTCGTTCCGCTCTCCGAGTGGATCCCTGGCGACCAGGCCGTGATTTGTCGTGTGAACGGCGAGGAGCGTCAGCGCGGTCTGGTTAGCGATATGATCTTCTCGGTGGGTGAGTGCATCGAGTACATCTCCAGCATTATGACCCTTGAACCCGGAGATTTGATCTTCACGGGAACGCCTTCGGGCGTGGGACCGATTCACGACCAAGATGTTGTCGAGGTCGAGGTCGAAGGCATAGGTGTGCTGCGAAACCCAGTCCAGCGCAGTTCATGA
- a CDS encoding DUF1192 domain-containing protein — translation MSDEKKKKSADEIVDDAAAEMGVDDAKVPESDESSENVMAGLGGIFDVPAKKKKKKKKEEVVEDTSDEDSEDEEAEEPAPKKAEKPKAEKKAEKPKSDKPKKKVEGVEIFAGGDDVDLSSPYLGTEDLGDYDAPQKSNTALYAGVVIGVLALAAGAVFMVGDVDDLGALFRGELKEKRLAEKRRIEEEHKQKLLDAQELFGTVFISGNAKYAAVKLNGKLQYGETSSGQFREVLLTASTPFQNLKVKEKQLFEITSPGFQPLNVELTQGMWNENPGGDFTYNLTANLTPLSPDHKLEYDARLSSDIETDYFGKVTINTTPPGATVMFNNYPLLNEKGEELKTPVTFEKYWVKDDKGKLEERPVYVDTTIDQGHKIELFIPDSDYPKYVTALQRQMWTCNWKSEAELKAEKFNPDSDSIQKKCNYTWDFNFSFDELKQFIADRDAEIARIEAHNEAERKRLEAANKEE, via the coding sequence GTGTCCGACGAGAAAAAAAAGAAGAGTGCAGACGAGATCGTTGACGATGCCGCTGCAGAGATGGGTGTGGATGATGCGAAAGTCCCAGAGAGTGATGAGTCATCAGAGAACGTGATGGCTGGGCTCGGCGGAATCTTTGATGTCCCCGCAAAGAAGAAGAAAAAGAAGAAAAAGGAAGAGGTTGTTGAAGACACCTCTGACGAGGATTCTGAGGATGAAGAGGCCGAAGAGCCCGCTCCGAAAAAGGCTGAGAAGCCAAAGGCCGAGAAAAAAGCGGAGAAGCCTAAGTCCGATAAGCCTAAGAAGAAGGTTGAAGGGGTTGAGATTTTTGCTGGTGGCGATGACGTAGACCTCAGCTCGCCCTATCTGGGAACCGAGGACTTGGGAGACTACGACGCCCCTCAAAAATCCAATACTGCGCTTTACGCCGGCGTGGTGATCGGCGTGCTCGCCTTGGCCGCTGGCGCTGTGTTCATGGTGGGAGATGTGGACGACCTCGGCGCACTCTTCCGTGGTGAGCTTAAAGAAAAGCGACTAGCTGAGAAACGCCGCATTGAAGAGGAGCACAAGCAAAAGCTCCTCGATGCGCAAGAACTTTTTGGCACCGTGTTTATCAGCGGAAACGCGAAGTACGCTGCCGTGAAGCTCAATGGCAAGTTGCAGTATGGAGAGACATCGTCCGGTCAATTCCGCGAAGTTCTTCTTACGGCTTCAACACCGTTCCAAAACCTCAAGGTCAAGGAGAAGCAACTCTTTGAGATTACCTCGCCAGGGTTTCAACCGCTCAATGTGGAGCTGACTCAGGGAATGTGGAATGAGAACCCAGGCGGAGATTTCACGTACAATCTCACGGCGAACCTGACCCCTCTCAGTCCTGATCACAAGCTTGAGTACGATGCTCGACTGAGCTCGGATATCGAGACTGATTATTTTGGAAAGGTCACCATCAACACTACGCCTCCAGGCGCTACAGTGATGTTCAACAACTATCCGCTTCTCAACGAGAAAGGCGAAGAGTTGAAGACGCCAGTGACCTTTGAGAAGTACTGGGTCAAAGACGACAAAGGTAAGCTCGAAGAGCGGCCTGTGTACGTGGACACGACCATTGATCAGGGCCACAAGATCGAGCTCTTTATTCCGGACAGCGACTATCCGAAGTACGTCACCGCGCTGCAACGTCAGATGTGGACATGTAACTGGAAGTCGGAGGCTGAGCTCAAGGCTGAAAAGTTCAACCCAGACTCGGATAGCATTCAGAAAAAGTGCAATTACACCTGGGATTTCAACTTTAGCTTTGATGAACTCAAGCAGTTCATCGCTGACCGCGACGCAGAGATCGCACGAATCGAAGCTCATAACGAAGCTGAGCGAAAGCGTCTCGAAGCAGCGAATAAAGAGGAATAG
- a CDS encoding 2-hydroxymuconic semialdehyde dehydrogenase, whose product MRVKHFKLFIDGEFCGGRSTFEDINPATGQVIAKVEEAGPEEVDRAVAAAKRALSGPWGKLSVSERASLLHKVADGIMARFDDFLRAEIEDTGKPVSWASAVDIPRGAANFRIFADQIKTMGVPAFHQDTADGLGALHYVSRRPVGVVSVICPWNLPLLLMTWKVAPALAAGNALVVKPSEETPATATLLAEVMRDVGVPPGVFNVVHGFGPGSAGEAMTTHKDVAAITFTGESATGQAIMRNAASGLKKLSFELGGKNPALVFADADFEAAIAGTMRSVFSNCGQVCLCSERVYVERSVFDRFVEELAKRASELRLGDPFDSATAMGPLISAGHREKVLSYYELAKSEGAEVVMGGGIPEMPAEYAAGSWVQPTIWTGLSNDARCLQEEVFGPVCHIMPFDSEDEAIALANDSDYGLAAAIWTQNLNRAHRVAAAMETGLVWVNTWFLRDLRTPFGGSKASGIGREGGEYSLNFYSETKNICIKHN is encoded by the coding sequence ATGAGAGTGAAACACTTCAAATTGTTCATTGACGGTGAATTCTGTGGAGGGCGCTCGACCTTCGAAGATATCAATCCCGCGACGGGTCAAGTGATCGCGAAGGTGGAGGAGGCGGGACCCGAGGAAGTCGACCGGGCCGTGGCTGCAGCGAAGCGAGCCTTGAGCGGGCCGTGGGGAAAGTTGAGCGTCAGTGAGCGAGCGAGCCTTTTGCACAAGGTGGCAGACGGCATCATGGCGCGATTTGATGACTTTTTGCGCGCCGAGATCGAGGATACCGGAAAGCCCGTGAGCTGGGCTTCGGCGGTGGATATCCCTCGTGGAGCCGCCAATTTTCGGATCTTTGCCGACCAGATCAAAACCATGGGAGTTCCTGCATTTCATCAGGATACGGCCGATGGCTTAGGGGCCTTGCACTACGTGTCTCGGCGTCCCGTGGGCGTTGTGAGCGTGATTTGTCCGTGGAATCTTCCTTTGTTGCTCATGACCTGGAAGGTCGCGCCGGCGCTTGCAGCGGGCAACGCGTTGGTGGTCAAGCCATCCGAGGAGACGCCGGCGACGGCTACCTTGTTGGCCGAGGTCATGCGAGACGTAGGAGTGCCGCCCGGCGTCTTTAATGTGGTGCACGGATTCGGCCCGGGCTCAGCGGGTGAGGCGATGACCACGCATAAAGATGTGGCTGCGATAACGTTCACTGGTGAGAGCGCGACGGGGCAGGCGATTATGCGGAACGCAGCGTCTGGCCTGAAGAAGTTGAGTTTCGAGTTGGGCGGCAAGAATCCCGCACTTGTGTTTGCTGACGCCGATTTTGAGGCTGCGATTGCAGGTACGATGCGGTCCGTTTTCTCGAATTGTGGGCAAGTGTGTTTGTGCTCCGAGCGCGTCTATGTGGAACGCTCAGTTTTTGATCGGTTTGTCGAGGAACTTGCCAAACGTGCATCAGAATTGCGGCTCGGAGATCCGTTCGACTCGGCTACGGCGATGGGGCCGTTGATTTCTGCAGGGCATCGAGAAAAAGTGCTGAGCTACTACGAGCTGGCAAAATCAGAAGGGGCCGAAGTGGTGATGGGCGGAGGTATTCCAGAAATGCCTGCCGAGTATGCTGCAGGCTCGTGGGTTCAACCCACTATCTGGACGGGGCTTTCCAATGACGCACGTTGTCTGCAGGAAGAGGTATTCGGCCCGGTGTGTCACATCATGCCTTTTGACTCCGAAGACGAAGCCATCGCGCTCGCAAATGACTCTGATTATGGCCTGGCCGCCGCAATTTGGACTCAGAACCTGAATCGCGCGCATCGAGTCGCTGCGGCGATGGAAACCGGGTTGGTCTGGGTGAACACGTGGTTCTTGCGCGATTTGAGAACTCCTTTTGGCGGAAGCAAAGCTAGCGGTATCGGGCGAGAAGGGGGCGAGTATTCGCTGAACTTCTACTCAGAGACCAAGAATATCTGCATTAAACATAACTGA
- a CDS encoding helix-turn-helix transcriptional regulator produces the protein MNKLDRVSIPTIRGRILERLQRANPREPEDLAFGESIGEVTLKTPSERAVVALACLVLENLREAGGSNAPERTLETILKKTLATLGPKEVMDIEIEAYEMMLWIGAAIDPEWRVEEGVDVENLDPRSGPPDLIRFAIATGQDLELDYYSANRGELTHRRITPLSFEAETYLHAYCHMRRDERIFRVSRIADLKPVGGWSKIKKVKPAKDKEPEDSGQMSFF, from the coding sequence ATGAATAAGTTGGATCGAGTGAGCATTCCCACGATTCGTGGGCGAATTCTGGAGCGCCTTCAGCGGGCAAACCCGCGTGAACCAGAGGATTTGGCGTTTGGCGAGAGTATTGGCGAGGTCACGCTGAAGACGCCTTCGGAGCGAGCTGTGGTGGCGCTTGCCTGCCTTGTGCTGGAGAATCTGCGCGAGGCCGGCGGCTCCAATGCGCCCGAGCGTACTCTCGAGACCATTCTGAAGAAGACGCTTGCGACACTTGGCCCGAAAGAAGTCATGGATATCGAGATCGAAGCGTATGAAATGATGCTTTGGATCGGTGCTGCGATCGACCCGGAATGGCGTGTAGAAGAAGGGGTGGACGTAGAGAATTTGGACCCGCGGTCGGGTCCACCCGACCTTATCCGATTCGCTATCGCCACGGGGCAAGACCTTGAGTTGGACTATTACAGTGCGAATCGTGGCGAGTTGACGCACAGGCGCATCACGCCCCTGAGCTTTGAGGCGGAGACCTATCTACACGCCTATTGCCATATGCGCCGGGACGAGCGGATTTTCAGGGTCAGCCGTATCGCTGACCTAAAACCGGTTGGCGGTTGGTCGAAGATCAAGAAGGTCAAGCCAGCCAAGGACAAAGAGCCTGAGGATTCGGGTCAGATGTCTTTCTTTTGA
- a CDS encoding pentapeptide repeat-containing protein: protein MAKKKKETKEIAEIPEISFDDIETVEDVERAVLAGYTFEDVDFAGSDLSEAKLAGAVLVNANLAGVNMMDADLTGANLSGAILAGAVLNGAKLSGALVVEADLSGADLSAAELDGSDFSGSDLSGADLSGSNLSGALFMECSLAGADLAGSVLHHTDFTGSDLSGASLHEADALDAIFQDADLSGVEIGGAIFKGVLLEGADLSGAGARKTDFSEALAQAVDFSGADIEKAAFKKADLRGSDFSGVAAKGANFKKARLKEALTEDLVGAKNVK, encoded by the coding sequence ATGGCGAAGAAGAAAAAAGAGACGAAAGAGATTGCGGAGATTCCCGAGATTTCTTTCGACGATATCGAGACCGTCGAAGATGTAGAGCGCGCGGTACTCGCCGGCTATACCTTCGAAGACGTGGATTTTGCTGGGTCGGATTTGAGTGAGGCCAAGCTTGCGGGTGCAGTGCTGGTCAACGCGAATCTGGCCGGCGTCAACATGATGGATGCGGATCTGACGGGTGCGAACCTTTCCGGGGCCATTCTGGCAGGTGCGGTACTCAACGGCGCAAAGCTCTCAGGGGCATTGGTGGTCGAGGCCGACTTGAGTGGTGCGGACCTTTCGGCCGCGGAGCTCGACGGGTCTGATTTTTCCGGATCTGACCTGAGCGGTGCAGATTTGAGCGGCTCGAATCTCTCAGGGGCACTCTTCATGGAGTGTTCATTGGCTGGTGCTGACTTGGCCGGATCGGTATTGCATCACACGGATTTTACGGGGTCTGACTTGAGCGGGGCGTCGCTCCACGAAGCGGACGCGCTGGACGCGATTTTCCAAGATGCGGATCTCTCCGGAGTGGAGATTGGTGGGGCGATCTTCAAGGGCGTCCTGCTTGAAGGCGCGGATTTGAGTGGCGCGGGTGCTCGGAAGACCGACTTCTCCGAGGCGCTCGCGCAGGCTGTCGATTTCTCAGGTGCTGATATTGAGAAGGCAGCATTTAAGAAGGCCGATCTACGCGGAAGTGATTTTTCCGGCGTGGCGGCGAAGGGCGCGAATTTCAAGAAGGCGCGCCTTAAAGAGGCCCTGACCGAAGACCTTGTCGGGGCAAAGAACGTCAAGTAG
- a CDS encoding L-threonylcarbamoyladenylate synthase, translating to MKIIKIQEVAENPEHIKALAKTLANGGLVCMPCRGTYRILADLLNEDAVINLMQSKRRTSKAPSLVFVPSKDHLSKITDEVPSVANQLAKDHWPGPLTILFEPSSEIPRSVVKQLTKANGHIGVRIPEDELMVRLLQEFGGPVLVSSANKEKKAGASSPAQIRKNFVSRVDHFVDAGDLSGDGSSTIVEIKDGKAHVTREGNISSEQLKKYC from the coding sequence ATGAAGATTATCAAGATTCAAGAAGTCGCCGAAAACCCTGAACACATCAAAGCCCTGGCTAAGACGCTCGCCAATGGCGGACTCGTTTGTATGCCATGCCGAGGAACGTACAGAATACTCGCCGACCTGCTCAATGAAGACGCAGTGATCAACTTAATGCAGTCCAAGAGACGCACATCGAAGGCTCCTTCACTCGTCTTTGTGCCGAGCAAAGATCACCTTTCGAAAATCACGGATGAGGTGCCAAGCGTGGCCAATCAGCTCGCCAAGGATCATTGGCCTGGGCCGCTCACCATTCTTTTCGAACCCAGCTCAGAAATCCCGCGCTCGGTAGTCAAACAGCTGACCAAAGCGAACGGTCATATCGGCGTGCGGATCCCGGAAGACGAACTCATGGTTAGACTCCTTCAGGAGTTTGGTGGACCGGTGCTTGTCTCGAGCGCCAACAAGGAAAAGAAGGCAGGTGCGAGTTCACCTGCTCAGATCCGAAAGAATTTTGTCAGCAGAGTCGACCATTTTGTGGACGCCGGAGACCTCTCGGGCGATGGTTCCTCGACCATCGTTGAGATTAAAGACGGAAAGGCCCACGTAACCCGCGAGGGCAATATCTCATCGGAGCAACTCAAGAAGTATTGTTGA